A single genomic interval of Tursiops truncatus isolate mTurTru1 chromosome 16, mTurTru1.mat.Y, whole genome shotgun sequence harbors:
- the MSS51 gene encoding LOW QUALITY PROTEIN: putative protein MSS51 homolog, mitochondrial (The sequence of the model RefSeq protein was modified relative to this genomic sequence to represent the inferred CDS: inserted 1 base in 1 codon; substituted 1 base at 1 genomic stop codon) — MGILLYQALDIDAFKKCSRRWRTHSDSVLTVKYSLVAFQTPGSSGKRCRSVYYCGPECQRSDWPAHRRVCQELRLVAVDRLMEWPLVTGGFVLPSGPWSWLTEGAQGWDTWFSMXRLQLEATLDAMLGSQAMTTLWANVGWPRPDPDVLQGSLKRLLTDALSRPLTLGFGLRALGINVGRVGGSTVHVVGASHAETFLTHPXDYDELGYMFPGHLGLHVIMVGVDVAAGFSQSASPSLLEPGTVQLSSHRGLYHDFWEEQVESGQIAHPDLVVAFHPGFHASLDLMEAWLPTLLLLCDYEIPTMITVYSQQELAASLQILVDMDTHITACGANPFASLKPEQVYSNPNKQPVYCSAYYITFLGSSCQLDKRQLEEKVNGRV; from the exons ATGGGGATACTCCTGTATCAGGCTTTGGATATCGATGCCTTCAAGAAATGTTCCAGAAGATGGAGGACACATTCCGATTCTGTGCTCACTGTAAAGTACTCCCTAGTGGCCTTTCAAACTCCAGGGTCCTCCGGCAAGAG GTGCAGAAGTGTCTATTACTGTGGTCCAGAGTGCCAGAGGTCAGACTGGCCAGCACACAGGAGGGTTTGTCAAGAGCTGCGTCTTGTAGCTGTGGACCGTCTCATGGAATGGCCTCTGGTCACAG GTGGTTTTGTCCTTCCCTCAGGACCTTGGTCTTGGCTGACTGAAGGAGCACAGGGCTGGGACACCTGGTTTTCTATGTGACGTTTACAGCTAGAGGCTACTCTGGATGCTATGCTTGGTAGTCAGGCCATGACCACCCTGTGGGCCAATGTAGGATGGCCAAGGCCAGATCCAGATGTCCTGCAGGGCTCTTTGAAGCGGTTGCTGACAGATGCCCTGTCACGGCCCTTGACACTGGGCTTTGGGCTTCGGGCCTTGGGGATAAATGTTGGGAGGGTCGGGGGAAGCACAGTGCACGTGGTTGGTGCTTCTCATGCAGAGACATTCCTCACTCACC GGGACTATGATGAACTTGGCTACATGTTTCCTGGGCACCTTGGCCTCCATGTAATCATGGTTGGTGTAGATGTAGCTGCTGGCTTTTCACAGAGTGCCTCACCTTCACTCCTGGAACCTGGCACAGTTCAGCTTAGTAGCCATAGGGGCCTCTATCATGACTTCTGGGAGGAGCAGGTAGAGTCTGGGCAGATAGCCCATCCAGATTTGGTGGTGGCATTCCATCCAG GTTTCCATGCTTCCCTGGACCTGATGGAGGCTTGGCTGCCCACCCTCTTGCTACTTTGTGATTATGAGATCCCTACAATGATTACTGTTTACAG CCAGCAGGAGTTGGCAGCCTCTTTGCAGATTCTGGTGGACATGGATACACACATCACAGCCTGTGGAGCTAATCCTTTTGCGTCCCTCAAACCTGAACAGGTCTACTCCAACCCCAACAAGCAGCCAGTATACTGCAGTGCCTACTATATCACGTTTCTTGGAAGCTCCTGCCAGCTGGATAAGAGGCAATTGGAAGAGAAAGTAAATGGCAGGGTATAA